The genomic interval ATAAAAATATCAGTTGTTACAGATGGTTTTTTGTATTTATTCATTAAACCACTTAAAAAAGGAATAATTGAAGCTTATTCTAAAGCTTCGTCAATAAGTTTTTTAAATTCATCACTTTCTTTTTGGAGTTGTTCTGCTGCTTTCTGTAATGCGTTTCTTGGTCTTTTTCCTCTTTTTGTTTTAATGGTCATTTCTGGTTTTCCAGTAAGGGGATGATCAATATTATAAACTGCATATTCAACATCAGGATTTTGCATTAAAATGTGTCTTAATGCATTACAAACTCCATGACTTTCATCCTTAACAATAAAAGTTAATTCTAATGTTTTATCTTCAATAATTTCAAAATTTTCCATTTTATCAACCTAATTAATCATTAATGTAGTTTTTAGAAACTTTACGTTTTTCTTTTCTATTACAAGTATTACATTGAAGTTCATCAGCTTTTTGGGTAGTATGCATGTAATCTCTACAACGAGTACACATAGCTTTTAGGACACCACAATCATCATCTGTACTACCTAAATCAACATTATCTCCAGTAATTTTAACAACTTTTGCTTGAATAATATCTCCTATTCTAAAAGCATCAGATAATTTCTCTAAATAATCTTTTTTTGCTTGTGAGATGTGTATAGCTCCCATATAGGGTAATGCTAATGGTCTTGCGTTGTCTTTAATACATTCAATGTTAACATTAGCTCTTTGTGGTTTAATATCAGTTATTTGGCCGTAAATTATATCTCCAACTTTTAAAAGAGCAGGTTTCGCATCTGACACAACAGAAATTACCTTCATTTTTTGATTAATTTTAACATTTCCAAGTACTGATGATTTAATGTCTCCGTCATCATCATAAGTACCCTCTCCTGGAAGATATTGTTCTATTATTCCTAATTTATCCCCAGGCATTACAATTTCATCTTCTTCTATTTTCATATTAAAATCACCAAAATAAAGAGTTTATAAAACTTTCTTTAATATAATAATTTTATTCATATTAATATTTAAAATTATTTATAATGTTCATGAAATAAAATTTCATCTAATTGGTAATTTTCCCATTTTCTCTTATTTAGGACTATTTCTAATTCTTGTGGGGTTAATAATGGTTTTTTATACATTTGTGAATCATCAATTGCGATTCTGGGACATGCACTAACAACAAAAGCATCTAATTCCAAGTAAGGAAGTAAAACATCTGGTGATACATTATCAACTAAAATAATATATGCTTCCATTTTTGAATCTTCTAGAATTTTTTTAATTTCCTTTGCTAAGGTCATTCTGTATTGACCTTCTTTTGTAGATACTAAAATTCCCCATTTTTTAGCACCACGAGCTTTTGTAATTCTTGCAAATCTTATTCTTAAAATCCTGTCTGCAAATTCATCCATACTTCTAATTTCACTATTGTATGGGTCTAGGGCAATTACGGGGGTGTTTGAAAATAATTTGATTCCTAATGGATGGAAATTTCCAGTTCCTATGAATAATATTACTTCAGCATCTAAGTTTTTTATAGATGAAAAGTTGCATCCTAAAACTTGACCTTTTCTAGTCGATGGTGAAGAACCTAGAACAACTTCTTTTCCATTATCTTCTAAGTAATCTTTAGTTTCATTTAAAAGATGTAAATGTTGTGTTGTTGTTACGAGTCCTATTCTGTAATAATCTTTTAAATATTCTATTGACTTTTCAAGATCTTTTTTAATATCTATATTGGAATATGCTTCAATAAACAATGTTGGAACTTCATATTTTAAGGGAAGGGGGGTGTGTCCGTAATGAACGATTAAATCAACTGAACCTTTCATTTTATAATCGCTAACATCACAAGCTCCAAAACAGGGATCACCTGAAATAACAACTGTTGCATCGGTTTCTTCTTCAATTTGTCTAGCTATTTTTATAGCTTGCATTTTCAAACCTTCAGGAAATTGAAGACCAACAGTTTGAGCATCCATTGAAGTTATTTTACGGATTACTTTGTCTAAATCCAGATTATACATTGACATTTTAATCTTCAATTGTTTTTTCAATAACTACTTTTCCGTTGATGACATCTAGTTTAATAATAGATATTACATCAACACCAGTTTCTTTTTTAACGATATTTTTGCCTTCACCTTTTTCGATTACTGCAACAGTAGATTTAATTTTTAATCCTAAATCTTTTAAAGTGTTTAATAAAGCTATTAATGTTCCTCCAGTACTTACCACATCATCAATTAGTAATATTTTTTCACCTTCATGTAAATCGTTTACATAAAGGTTGGATGAACCATATCCTGTTTTTTGATAAACTTCTGTTTCTCCTTCAAGACCATATTGTCTTTTACGGATTACAACAAAGGGGATGTCAGTTGTAAGGGATAATGCAGTGGCTAAATGTATCCCCATAGCTTCAACTGCTACAATTTTATCAACATCTAAATCTGCATGTTTATAAACTGCTAATGATAATTCTCTAAGCATTTTAGGATCCATTGCTGGAACACCATCACTTATTGGATTTACAAAGTAGTTATAATCACCTTTTTTAACAATAGGAGATGCTTCTAAAGATTTTTTTACTTCTTCTAACATGATATCACAAATTATTAAAACTTTATTAAATATAGATATAAATTAATATAATTATATAAGTTTGCTAATTAGAGTTATTATATGTGATCAATATGCTTGGAAATTTAGGAGAAAATCTTACTAATACAATGAAAAAATTAGTAGGAATGTCTGTTATTGATAAAAAAACTATTAAAGAAGTTGTTAAAGATATTCAACGAGCTTTAATTCAATCTGATGTTAATATTAAATTGGTTCTGGAGTTATCAAAAAAAATTGAAAGCAGGTCTCTTGAAGAGAAACCACCAAAAGGTATTACTCCAAGAGAGCATGTTATAACAATTATTTATGAAGAAATGGTAAATCTGTTAGGTAGTGAAACTGTTGGTTTAGATATTAATGAAAGACCTTACAAAATTTTATTCTTGGGTCTTCAAGGTAGTGGTAAAACAACTACAATTGGTAAATTATGTAGGTTTTTACAGAAAAAAGGTTTCAATCCTGCGGTTGTATGTACAGATACATGGAGACCAGCTGCCTATGTCCAATTAAAACAATTAACCGAGGAAATGGATGTTCCTTTATATGGGGATCCTGAGAATAAGGATGCTCTTGATTTAGCTAGAAAAGGTTTGCAGGAATTTAAAAATAGGAAAGTTATTATTTTCGATACTGCCGGCAGACATAAACAGGAAGAAGATTTGATTGCTGAAATGGATGAATTGGATGATATTATTAATCCAAATGAAGCTATTCTTGTTATTGATGGAACAATCGGCCAACAAGCAGGTGAACAAGCGAAAGCTTTCTCACAAGCTACTGATATTGGATCAATAATTATTACAAAATTAGATGGTTCAGCAAAGGGTGGGGGCGCGATGTCTGCTGTTGCAGAAACTGGTGCTCCAATTAAATTCATAGGTACTGGTGAGAGAATTGATGATTTTGAATTATTTGATCCTGAAAGATTTATTTCAAGATTACTTGGTATGGGTGATATAAAATCTCTCATTGAAAAAGCTGAAGAGAATATTGATGAGGATATTGCAGAAAAAACAATGACCAATATGCTCACGGGTAAATTCACTTTAATGGATATGAAAAATCAATTTGAAATGATGAATAAGATGGGTCCTATGCAACAAGTTTTAAATATGATTCCTGGCATGGGAAATAAAATTTCAAAAGAAGCTTCTAAAATGACTGAAGATAAAATAGGATTATATAAGGTTATGATGTCTTCCATGACTGAAGAAGAAATGTTAAATCCTAAAATAATTAAACAGTCTCGTGTTCAAAGAATTGCTAGAGGATCTGGTGTTGAAGAAAGTGAAGTAAAAGAACTTTTAAAATATTATAACAACACTAAAAAGACAATGAAAGGAATTGGTAAACGTGGCGGTCGTTTAGGTGGCGGCGCTATGAATCGGATGATGGGACAATTCATGAATAGATAATATGTACGAATTAGCAAAACAAATTTTAGAGGAAACCGGTGGTAGAATCTGTAAGAATTGTCTCGGTCGCAAATTATCTAAAACAATTGAAGGAACAAACAATATTGAAAGAGCAGATAAAGTTTGTGTTGAATTAAATATCAGTTTGGATGATGTCGATTGTGTAATATGTAATAATATCTTCGATAAACTTAATGACAAGTTATATAAAAAAATTAATGATAAAATTAATCAGTTAGGTCTTGAATTTGATACATTTTTAGTGGGTTCAAAAGTTCCTAAGGATGTTCAAGAACGTGACGATTGTTTATCTGAAAAATTCAATTTACCAGTTGAGACAATCAAAAAAGAAATTAATAGATTGATTGGTCTTGAACTTTGGAAAATCTATGACAAAGAAGCCGAATTTGAAAGTCAGGATATTGTATTTAACATTGATTTAATAGATAATCCTAAAGTTAGAATTCAAATTAATCCTTTATATATTGAAGGAAAATACAATAAGTTCAAAAGAGGAATTCCACAAACTAAATGGCCATGTACTAAATGTAAAGGGAAAGGATGTTGCGAATGTAACTTCACTGGAAAACAATACCCTGAATCAGTTGAAGAACTAATTTCCGAGCATATATTAAAATTAACTAAGGGTAAGGAAGCTAAATTCCATGGTGCAGGTCGTGAAGACATTGATGTTTTAATGTTAGGTTCGGGAAGACCATTTGTATTGGAAATTAAAGAGCCAAAAATAAGAAAACTTAATTTAGCAAAAGTTGAAGATGAAATAAATAAAATTAACGAAGGTAAAACTTCATATCATAATTTACATTTATGTAAAAGAAATAGAAAAGCAGAAATTAAACAATCTTCTCCTGATACTTATAAAGTGTATAATGCAATTGTTGAGTGTGATGAAAGATTCGACGAGTCAAAACTTGAGGAATTATTAAAACTAGATGAAATTCATCAGCAAACTCCATTAAGAGTATTAAGGAGGCGTGCTGATAAAGTTCGTATTAAACATGTTAAAGAGTTATCTTATGAAATAATTGATGATAAACATTTTAGTATGCGTATTAAAACAGAAGGTGGATTGTATATTAAAGAATTAATCTCTGGGGATGGGGGAAGAAGTCATCCTAATGTGAGTGAGATTTTAGGTATTAAAGCAATTTGTGAACAATTGGATGTAATAGAAGTGAGTGAGAAGTAGATAATATGGCAGAGGAATTTACACATTTAACAGAAACAGGAGTGCATATGGTTGAAGTTGGTGGAAAACCAGATCAAAAAAGAAGGGCTATTGCAAGTGGAAGTATATTTCTAGATAAAAATACTATTAACTTAATTCAAAATGATGAAATTAAAAAGGGTAATGTTTTAACAACCGCTCAGATTGCAGGAATTCAGGCTGTTAAAAACACATCTTCTATAATTCCACTTTGTCATCCATTGGCATTAACTGGTATTGAACTGGATTTTGATGTTAAAAAAGATGAAATAATAGCTACTTGTGCTGTTAATACATTAGGTAAAACCGGTGTTGAAATGGAGGCTATTACTGGTGTAAGTGTAGCTTTACTTACTGTATGGGACATGGTTAAAGCTGTTGAAAAAGATGAAAATGGACAATACCCTGATACTAGAATTAGTGACATTAATGTAATTAAGAAAGAAAAAATCTAAACTTTATATACTATGAAGAAAATAACCATATATATTATTAATTATTAATTAATTATTAAGGGGATTATTATGGCGAAAAAAGATAATAAAATTTCTATGCCTCAAACAGGTGCAGGTTTAGTAAGATATTTTGATGAAGAAAGTCTTGGACCAAAACTTTCTCCTGAGCATATAATAGTTGCTACTGTTATTGTAGCGATATTATGTTTCGTATTAAGATACTCAGCTTAAACTTATTGTTTTTTTAAAAACAATATTACTTTTTTTATTTATTTTGATATTATGTTAACTAAAAGAATTATTCCTTGTTTGGATTGTGATTTACAAGTGCCTGAAGGTAGAGTTGTAAAAGGCGTAGAATTTAAAGAAATTAAATATGCTGGAAATCCAGTAGATCTTGCAACTAAATATTATGAAGAAGGTGCAGATGAAATTGTTGTTTTAGATATCACTGCTTCACATGAAAGACGGGCTACTATGGCAGATGTTATTGACATGTTAACAGAAAATGTATTCATGCCAATCTGTGTAGGTGGGGGGATAAGAAAAGTTGAAGATTATATTAAAATGCTTAGAGCAGGTGCTGATAAATGTTCTACAAATACAGCTGCAATTAAAAATCCGGAATTGTTAACTGAAGCTTCAAAAGTTGTAGGATCACAAGCAGTTGTTATTGGAATTGATGCAAAAAGAAGATATATCTCAAATCCAGATGACGCACCGGATAAAGTCGTTGTTGAAACTGATAAAGGCTTCTGCTGGTTTGATTCAAGTATTTATGGCGGACGGGAATTTACAGGAATCGATGCCATTCAATGGGCTCAAAAATGCCAGGACTTGGGTGCCGGTGAAATCCTTTTAACAAGTATGGATGGTGATGGGACTCAAAACGGATATGATATTGAGTTGAACAAAGCTATTAATGATGCAGTTGATATTCCAGTCATTGCTAGTGGTGGTGTTGGTAAACCAAAAGATATTTTGGATGTATTTAAGAAAACTGATGTTAGTGCAGCTCTTGCAGCAAGTATATTTCATTTTAACCAGTATTCTATTGGTGATGTAAAAAAGTACTTAAAAGATAATAATGTGGCTGTTCGTTTATGATAATTGAATCTCCAATTGATTTGGAATTAACACAAATTTCAGGTCAAACTTCACAACCTCCTTGGACGAAAGTTGATAATTCATATAGGGAAGTCGTATTAGTTAATAATAATCCGGTTATTTTTGATGTTGAACAATCTGGAGAATTCTTTAATTTTAATTATATTGGAAATATATCTAAAAAAGAAGCCGTATCTTCTCTAAAATATATTTTTGATTTGGAATTTGATTTAAATAAATTTTATAAATATTTGAATGGTCATGCAGAACTGGCTGAAATGTCTAAGTTTTGCCATGGTTTAAGACTATTTTTAGCACCAAATCCATTTGAATGTATTATTTCATCAATTTGTTCTGCAAATAATTCAATTAAAAGATGGACAAAATCAATTTCTGATATTAAAGAGAAATGGGGAATCAATCATAATGGTTTTCACACTTTTCCAGAAATCTCTACTTTTCAAGAGATATTTTTAGATGCTGAAGAAGAATTGGATTTAACTGATGCAGGTGATATTTCCAATTGCAAAAACAATTTAAAATCTTGTGGTGTGGGATATAGGGCTTCCTACATGAGAAAAGCATCTGAACTTTTTTCATTGGAAA from Methanobrevibacter gottschalkii DSM 11977 carries:
- the hpt gene encoding hypoxanthine/guanine phosphoribosyltransferase codes for the protein MLEEVKKSLEASPIVKKGDYNYFVNPISDGVPAMDPKMLRELSLAVYKHADLDVDKIVAVEAMGIHLATALSLTTDIPFVVIRKRQYGLEGETEVYQKTGYGSSNLYVNDLHEGEKILLIDDVVSTGGTLIALLNTLKDLGLKIKSTVAVIEKGEGKNIVKKETGVDVISIIKLDVINGKVVIEKTIED
- a CDS encoding preprotein translocase subunit Sec61beta, with amino-acid sequence MAKKDNKISMPQTGAGLVRYFDEESLGPKLSPEHIIVATVIVAILCFVLRYSA
- a CDS encoding exosome complex RNA-binding protein Csl4; this translates as MKIEEDEIVMPGDKLGIIEQYLPGEGTYDDDGDIKSSVLGNVKINQKMKVISVVSDAKPALLKVGDIIYGQITDIKPQRANVNIECIKDNARPLALPYMGAIHISQAKKDYLEKLSDAFRIGDIIQAKVVKITGDNVDLGSTDDDCGVLKAMCTRCRDYMHTTQKADELQCNTCNRKEKRKVSKNYIND
- the dph2 gene encoding diphthamide biosynthesis enzyme Dph2, with amino-acid sequence MSMYNLDLDKVIRKITSMDAQTVGLQFPEGLKMQAIKIARQIEEETDATVVISGDPCFGACDVSDYKMKGSVDLIVHYGHTPLPLKYEVPTLFIEAYSNIDIKKDLEKSIEYLKDYYRIGLVTTTQHLHLLNETKDYLEDNGKEVVLGSSPSTRKGQVLGCNFSSIKNLDAEVILFIGTGNFHPLGIKLFSNTPVIALDPYNSEIRSMDEFADRILRIRFARITKARGAKKWGILVSTKEGQYRMTLAKEIKKILEDSKMEAYIILVDNVSPDVLLPYLELDAFVVSACPRIAIDDSQMYKKPLLTPQELEIVLNKRKWENYQLDEILFHEHYK
- a CDS encoding DNA glycosylase translates to MIIESPIDLELTQISGQTSQPPWTKVDNSYREVVLVNNNPVIFDVEQSGEFFNFNYIGNISKKEAVSSLKYIFDLEFDLNKFYKYLNGHAELAEMSKFCHGLRLFLAPNPFECIISSICSANNSIKRWTKSISDIKEKWGINHNGFHTFPEISTFQEIFLDAEEELDLTDAGDISNCKNNLKSCGVGYRASYMRKASELFSLEMDISEISKMNYDEAFETILQVPGVGPKVADCILLYGFNFREAFPSDIWIKRIVSYLYFDGKDISVPKVREFGMDEFGDNAGYVQLYMFHYARKSGLMAKLK
- a CDS encoding DNA-directed RNA polymerase subunit L; amino-acid sequence: MENFEIIEDKTLELTFIVKDESHGVCNALRHILMQNPDVEYAVYNIDHPLTGKPEMTIKTKRGKRPRNALQKAAEQLQKESDEFKKLIDEALE
- a CDS encoding signal recognition particle protein Srp54, with the protein product MNMLGNLGENLTNTMKKLVGMSVIDKKTIKEVVKDIQRALIQSDVNIKLVLELSKKIESRSLEEKPPKGITPREHVITIIYEEMVNLLGSETVGLDINERPYKILFLGLQGSGKTTTIGKLCRFLQKKGFNPAVVCTDTWRPAAYVQLKQLTEEMDVPLYGDPENKDALDLARKGLQEFKNRKVIIFDTAGRHKQEEDLIAEMDELDDIINPNEAILVIDGTIGQQAGEQAKAFSQATDIGSIIITKLDGSAKGGGAMSAVAETGAPIKFIGTGERIDDFELFDPERFISRLLGMGDIKSLIEKAEENIDEDIAEKTMTNMLTGKFTLMDMKNQFEMMNKMGPMQQVLNMIPGMGNKISKEASKMTEDKIGLYKVMMSSMTEEEMLNPKIIKQSRVQRIARGSGVEESEVKELLKYYNNTKKTMKGIGKRGGRLGGGAMNRMMGQFMNR
- the hisF gene encoding imidazole glycerol phosphate synthase subunit HisF, which gives rise to MLTKRIIPCLDCDLQVPEGRVVKGVEFKEIKYAGNPVDLATKYYEEGADEIVVLDITASHERRATMADVIDMLTENVFMPICVGGGIRKVEDYIKMLRAGADKCSTNTAAIKNPELLTEASKVVGSQAVVIGIDAKRRYISNPDDAPDKVVVETDKGFCWFDSSIYGGREFTGIDAIQWAQKCQDLGAGEILLTSMDGDGTQNGYDIELNKAINDAVDIPVIASGGVGKPKDILDVFKKTDVSAALAASIFHFNQYSIGDVKKYLKDNNVAVRL
- a CDS encoding tRNA pseudouridine(54/55) synthase Pus10; this encodes MDNMYELAKQILEETGGRICKNCLGRKLSKTIEGTNNIERADKVCVELNISLDDVDCVICNNIFDKLNDKLYKKINDKINQLGLEFDTFLVGSKVPKDVQERDDCLSEKFNLPVETIKKEINRLIGLELWKIYDKEAEFESQDIVFNIDLIDNPKVRIQINPLYIEGKYNKFKRGIPQTKWPCTKCKGKGCCECNFTGKQYPESVEELISEHILKLTKGKEAKFHGAGREDIDVLMLGSGRPFVLEIKEPKIRKLNLAKVEDEINKINEGKTSYHNLHLCKRNRKAEIKQSSPDTYKVYNAIVECDERFDESKLEELLKLDEIHQQTPLRVLRRRADKVRIKHVKELSYEIIDDKHFSMRIKTEGGLYIKELISGDGGRSHPNVSEILGIKAICEQLDVIEVSEK
- the moaC gene encoding cyclic pyranopterin monophosphate synthase MoaC gives rise to the protein MAEEFTHLTETGVHMVEVGGKPDQKRRAIASGSIFLDKNTINLIQNDEIKKGNVLTTAQIAGIQAVKNTSSIIPLCHPLALTGIELDFDVKKDEIIATCAVNTLGKTGVEMEAITGVSVALLTVWDMVKAVEKDENGQYPDTRISDINVIKKEKI